The following are encoded in a window of Mustela nigripes isolate SB6536 chromosome 3, MUSNIG.SB6536, whole genome shotgun sequence genomic DNA:
- the FAM240C gene encoding protein FAM240C isoform X2 has translation MSDSHALKHPGRVAFDAGVIKMFWEEKIKLHTRQLQSEAMRTRRSALDRLRGEWARMLEGRNKALQGPPGGGHPAFPAGH, from the exons ATGAGTGACAGCCACGCTCTGAAGCACCCAGGAAGGGTAGCTTTCGATGCCGGTGTGATAAAGATGTTTTGGGAGGAAAAAATCAAGCTGCACACAAGACAACTTCAGAGCGAGGCCATGAGGACCCGCAGGAGTGCCCTGGACAG GCTCCGCGGCGAGTGGGCTCggatgctggaggggaggaacAAGGCGCTGCAGGGCCCCCCCGGAGGTGGCCACCCAGCCTTCCCTGCTGGGCACTGA
- the RTP5 gene encoding receptor-transporting protein 5: MDGVDVWASTLAQLMAKRKPQDTWELVPEENLASGHVEGGGFQYRLRGLSRLQCGRCQWGWSSAHVHILFQACLDEDSRLGLVKMRIWGQQCRLCPPGTGGDCQVSLLNVRLFLNKLVPVILQKCYGESLSSDQCPEICFGERCEACDLGVCFFQKPPDPAWGPEVGSTPTIKGRYTLYGEDDVATPAAGKQLLTLGSGPVVDRARGYTPNSITIPLSVSDFIRNPISESSNFFSQDDDIVTVPFSLVHVHRDQGNVGPSSGYPPAADPHAPLIIAKGSIYLPTRSMAMPKRRGLLVNIKCPIFHGRGLLISSIKPFQLKGFIFKGQGSISSPIDPEKGLGSVPSAAGNDPPPVSYIIGLTDDGEGSVTFPSSLADLIRDNSIPGIDGCVTFPFIFTDEDKGKDAPANTPQGKEEGGGDGPVPAGQDPLPGTHARRPVTISEGSISIPFSVFNLIRHKGPGSIASGRRSSGLAMHGYDKKMMQPRARLSGSGSDPGWEEDFCWDDECCAPRFDPYEEVWIWVSMTVCVLWIMYLYKFSP; this comes from the exons ATGGACGGGGTGGACGTGTGGGCCAGCACCCTGGCCCAGCTGATGGCCAAGAGGAAACCCCAGGACACCTGGGAGCTGGTTCCCGAGGAGAACCTGGCATCCGGGCACGTGGAGGGCGGTGGTTTCCAGTACCGGCTGAGGGGGCTTTCCAG gctccagTGTGGCCGCTGCCAGTGGGGCTGGTCCTCAGCCCACGTGCACATCCTCTTCCAGGCGTGCTTGGACGAGGACAGCCGCCTGGGGCTGGTGAAGATGCGCATCTGGGGCCAGCAGTGCCGGCTCTGCCCACCGGGCACTGGGGGTGATTGCCAGGTGAGCCTTCTGAACGTGCGGCTCTTTCTCAACAAGCTGGTCCCGGTCATCCTGCAGAAGTGCTATGGGGAGAGCCTCAGCTCCGACCAGTGCCCCGAGATCTGCTTTGGGGAGCGCTGCGAGGCCTGCGATCTGGGCGTCTGCTTCTTCCAGAAGCCTCCAGATCCAGCCTGGGGGCCTGAGGTCGGGAGCACCCCCACCATCAAGGGCAGGTACACCTTGTACGGAGAGGATGATGTGGCCACCCCTGCTGCCGGCAAGCAGCTGCTCACCCTTGGCAGCGGGCCCGTGGTCGACCGTGCCAGGGGCTACACCCCCAACTCCATCACCATCCCGCTGTCGGTGTCCGACTTCATCAGGAACCCGATTTCTGAGAGCAGCAACTTCTTCAGCCAAGATGATGACATCGTCACCGTCCCCTTCTCCCTTGTGCATGTGCATAGGGACCAGGGGAACGTCGGCCCCAGCTCGGGCTACCCCCCAGCGGCCGACCCCCACGCACCACTTATCATCGCCAAGGGCTCCATCTACTTGCCCACCAGGTCCATGGCCATGCCCAAGCGCAGAGGCCTCCTGGTGAATATCAAATGCCCCATCTTCCATGGCAGAGGCCTCCTTATCAGCAGCATCAAGCCTTTCCAGCTGAAAGGCTTCATCTTCAAAGGCCAGGGCTCCATCTCCAGCCCAATCGACCCTGAGAAGGGCCTGGGCTCCGTCCCCAGTGCTGCTGGAAATGACCCCCCACCGGTGTCCTATATCATTGGCCTCACGGATGATGGAGAGGGCTCTGTCACCTTCCCCTCGTCTCTGGCAGACCTCATCAGAGACAACTCCATCCCTGGCATTGACGGCTGCGTCACCTTCCCCTTCATCTTTACGGATGAAGACAAAGGCAAGGATGCTCCTGCCAATACTCCCCAAGGCAAGGAGGAGGGTGGTGGTGACGGCCCTGTCCCTGCAGGCCAGGATCCTCTCCCAGGCACCCATGCCCGTAGACCTGTCACCATCAGCGAGGGCTCCATCAGCATCCCCTTCTCCGTCTTCAACCTCATAAGACACAAGGGCCCTGGCTCCATCGCCAGTGGCCGCCGGAGCAGTGGCCTGGCCATGCATGGCTATGACAAGAAGATGATGCAGCCGAGGGCCAGGCTCAGCGGGTCCGGCTCCGATCCCGGCTGGGAAGAGGACTTCTGCTGGGATGACGAGTGCTGCGCGCCGCGTTTCGACCCCTATGAAGAAGTGTGGATCTGGGTGTCCATGACTGTCTGTGTCCTCTGGATCATGTACCTGTACAAGTTCAGCCCCTGA
- the FAM240C gene encoding protein FAM240C isoform X1 — translation MLFQRMSDSHALKHPGRVAFDAGVIKMFWEEKIKLHTRQLQSEAMRTRRSALDRLRGEWARMLEGRNKALQGPPGGGHPAFPAGH, via the exons ATGCTTTTTCAGAGAATGAGTGACAGCCACGCTCTGAAGCACCCAGGAAGGGTAGCTTTCGATGCCGGTGTGATAAAGATGTTTTGGGAGGAAAAAATCAAGCTGCACACAAGACAACTTCAGAGCGAGGCCATGAGGACCCGCAGGAGTGCCCTGGACAG GCTCCGCGGCGAGTGGGCTCggatgctggaggggaggaacAAGGCGCTGCAGGGCCCCCCCGGAGGTGGCCACCCAGCCTTCCCTGCTGGGCACTGA